The Lutra lutra chromosome 15, mLutLut1.2, whole genome shotgun sequence genome includes a region encoding these proteins:
- the LOC125086158 gene encoding LOW QUALITY PROTEIN: zygote arrest protein 1-like (The sequence of the model RefSeq protein was modified relative to this genomic sequence to represent the inferred CDS: inserted 1 base in 1 codon; deleted 2 bases in 1 codon) encodes MAALGEEVLDGYMYPACVPYPYPYPYPPAAKGKGAAGGGGWRHRGGGCAPASSSSSSSSAGAGASSFPGCGQLTAAEYFDSYQRAQLMALLSQVGPGLGARPRRAGSRDVAVQVNPRRDASVQCSLGRRTLLRRARDPAAPAGPGLEGAAGAGGGSASPQPARRGRAAQPPEQRSPPSGAPRPVSFQRTVAVYSPVASRRLSTCPEGADGTAGEQRPAAPEAERRPPPARPRGPEEREASARKAPRRPRPEQEEDEAGAQAAVRTSWEQPAAGPGLPPRDSGTDEAARQRAPRGPEPPPPLERAQDAEGETPSPRSPEQAKERPRFQFLEQKYGYYRCKDCSIRWESAYVWCVQGTSKVYFKQFCRTCQXSYNPYRVEDITCQNCKQTRCSCTVKVHHVDPKRPHRQDLCGRCKGKRLSCDSTFSFKYII; translated from the exons ATGGCTGCCCTGGGGGAGGAGGTGCTGGACGGTTACATGTACCCGGCGTGCGTCCCCTACCCGTACCCGTACCCCTACCCTCCCGCCGCCAAGGGCAAGGGCGCGGCCGGCGGGGGTGGCTGGCGCCATCGGGGCGGGGGCTGTGCTCCCGcgtcctcctcctcgtcctcctcttcCGCCGGGGCGGGCGCGTCGTCTTTCCCCGGCTGCGGGCAGCTGACGGCCGCCGAGTACTTCGACAGCTACCAGCGGGCGCAGCTCATGGCCCTGCTGTCGCAGGTGGGCCCGGGTCTGGGCGCGCGGCCCCGCAGGGCGGGCAGCCGGGACGTGGCCGTGCAGGTGAACCCGCGCCGCGACGCCTCCGTGCAGTGCTCGCTGGGGCGGCGCACGCTGCTGCGCAGGGCCCGCGACCCCGCGGCGCCGGCCGGCCCGGGCCTCGAGGGTGCggcgggggcgggcggcggcTCTGCGTCCCCGCAGCCGGCGCGCCGGGGC CGAGCAGCGCAGCCCCCCGAGCAGCGCAGCCCCCCGAGCGGCGCCCCGCGGCCCGTAAGCTTCCAGCGCACCGTCGCCGTGTACTCGCCCGTGGCCTCGCGCCGCCTCAGCACCTGCCCGGAAGGCGCCGACGGCACGGCCGGGGAGCAGAGGCCCGCGGCGCCGGAGGCAGAGCGAAGGCCGCCGCCTGCGAGGCCCCGAGGCCCGGAGGAGAGAGAGGCGTCGGCGAGGAAGGCGCCCCGACGGCCGCGGCCCGAACAGGAGGAGGACGAAGCCGGGGCCCAGGCCGCCGTGCGGACGAGCTGGGAGCAGCCGGCCGCGGGGCCCGGGCTGCCGCCGCGGGACAGCGGGACAGACGAGGCGGCCCGGCAGCGCGCGCCCCGGGGTCCGGAGCCGCCCCCGCCGCTGGAGCGCGCCCAGGACGCCGAGGGCGAGACGCCGTCGCCGCGGAGCCCGGAGCAGGCCAAGGAGCGGCCGCGCTTCCAGTTCCTGGAGCAGAAGTACGGCTACTACCGCTGCAAGGACTGCAGCATCCGATGGGAGAGTGCTTACGTGTGGTGTGTGCAGGGCACCAGCAAGGTTTACTTCAAGCAGTTTTGCAGAACTTGTC AATCTTACAACCCTTACCGAGTGGAGGATATCACCTGTCAAAATTGTAAACAGACTAGATGCTCCTGCACTGTAAAAGTTCACCACGTTGACCCTAAAAGGCCCCATCGTCAAGATTTGTGTGGGAGATGCAAAGGCAAACGCCTGTCCTGTGACAGCACTTTCAGCTTCAAGTATATCAtttaa